Proteins from one Arthrobacter sp. DNA4 genomic window:
- a CDS encoding MFS transporter, translating into MPSRRTRPAPSARPNISQPRWYHPLKQHNYRLFLGMQLAGSLGVWMQRLAQDWLVLQLTGSPAAVGAAVALQFLPMLVVGPLAGLVVDIFPKRRIMMVCQSVIVLLGLGLAAWAASGTITVWVVYASCMALGITAAVDQPTRQVFVNEVVGDAALRPAIGLNNALAQLGAMAGPAAGGVLIAQAGTAAAFASNALIGLVVLVLIAGIRPHELHPGTPAERGRGQVLAGFRYVRERPRLLLLILLAGLLGAFGMNGPVVLAAFAQEVWHNGVEGFGLFNMVSAGGALAGALLAARLGTMGRRGIVAAAGLFGLSQLVAALMPTLALFVAMLAVVGIMTLLFLTSAATAVQLEAGPAIRGRVMALYLPLLLGGHACGGLLAGWLTEQFGVRTGLVATGGLGMLSAAVVGLLLWRHGRRRRVAARE; encoded by the coding sequence GTGCCGTCCCGCCGCACCCGTCCCGCACCGTCTGCACGCCCGAATATCAGCCAGCCGCGCTGGTACCACCCCCTTAAGCAGCACAACTACCGGCTCTTTCTGGGCATGCAGCTCGCCGGCAGCCTTGGCGTCTGGATGCAGCGGCTGGCGCAGGACTGGCTGGTGCTGCAACTGACGGGGAGCCCGGCCGCGGTGGGGGCCGCCGTCGCCCTTCAGTTCCTGCCCATGCTCGTGGTGGGGCCGCTTGCCGGACTGGTGGTGGATATCTTCCCCAAGCGCAGGATCATGATGGTGTGCCAGTCCGTCATTGTGCTGCTCGGCCTTGGACTGGCGGCCTGGGCTGCAAGCGGCACCATTACTGTCTGGGTTGTTTACGCCAGCTGCATGGCGCTGGGCATCACCGCGGCGGTGGACCAGCCCACCCGCCAGGTCTTCGTCAATGAAGTGGTGGGCGACGCCGCCCTGCGTCCCGCCATCGGACTGAATAACGCCCTCGCCCAGCTGGGTGCCATGGCCGGCCCCGCGGCGGGCGGCGTGCTGATCGCACAGGCAGGGACGGCCGCCGCCTTCGCCTCAAACGCACTGATTGGATTGGTGGTGCTGGTCCTGATCGCCGGCATCCGGCCGCACGAACTGCATCCCGGTACACCCGCCGAGCGGGGCCGCGGGCAGGTGCTTGCCGGCTTCCGCTACGTCCGTGAACGCCCGCGCCTGCTGCTCCTCATCCTGCTGGCCGGCCTGCTGGGCGCCTTCGGCATGAACGGGCCGGTGGTCCTCGCGGCCTTCGCCCAGGAAGTGTGGCACAACGGCGTGGAGGGCTTTGGCCTCTTCAACATGGTCAGCGCCGGCGGCGCCCTGGCCGGTGCCCTCCTGGCAGCCCGGCTGGGGACCATGGGGCGCAGGGGCATTGTGGCCGCCGCGGGCCTTTTTGGCCTGTCCCAGCTGGTGGCCGCCCTGATGCCCACCCTGGCGTTGTTTGTGGCGATGCTGGCGGTGGTGGGCATCATGACGTTGCTGTTCCTCACCAGCGCAGCCACGGCCGTCCAGCTCGAGGCCGGGCCTGCCATCCGCGGCCGGGTGATGGCCCTGTACCTTCCGCTCCTGCTGGGCGGCCACGCCTGCGGCGGCCTCCTGGCGGGCTGGTTGACCGAACAATTCGGCGTCCGGACCGGGCTGGTGGCCACCGGTGGACTGGGCATGCTCTCCGCGGCCGTGGTGGGCCTGCTCCTGTGGCGCCATGGACGGCGCCGGAGGGTTGCTGCGCGGGAGTGA
- a CDS encoding Poxvirus protein I5, with protein sequence MSVMDSTTSAPGHEPIPVNRFALFSETLLTGVLVLVLSIPLATIPAAYAAGTAHLERHLNGRDDSVRGLWGLFRAALPGSWKLGITTTGAGVVIVLNLLLAWVGQLPGREVVLPATLILAGCGAVLLLRSASAWSDATASGAMGKDTWHQAFQVGKDISLRDWTGSLLLAAALFCAVVFVWMLAALFVVVPGSLILAAAAVKLRSSRARR encoded by the coding sequence ATGAGCGTCATGGACAGCACCACATCCGCCCCAGGCCACGAGCCAATCCCGGTGAACCGGTTTGCACTGTTCTCCGAAACCCTCCTGACGGGGGTGCTGGTGCTGGTGCTGTCCATACCGCTGGCCACCATCCCGGCCGCCTACGCGGCCGGGACCGCCCACCTTGAACGTCACCTCAATGGCAGGGACGATTCCGTCAGGGGGTTGTGGGGCCTGTTCAGGGCTGCCCTGCCGGGCAGCTGGAAGCTGGGAATCACGACGACGGGAGCCGGCGTCGTGATTGTCCTCAACCTCCTGCTCGCATGGGTGGGGCAGCTGCCGGGCCGCGAAGTGGTCCTCCCGGCCACGCTGATACTCGCCGGCTGCGGCGCCGTCCTGCTGCTGCGCAGCGCGTCCGCCTGGTCCGACGCCACGGCTTCAGGCGCCATGGGCAAGGACACCTGGCACCAGGCCTTCCAGGTGGGCAAGGACATCTCCCTGCGTGATTGGACGGGGTCGCTGCTGCTGGCGGCCGCCCTGTTCTGCGCCGTGGTGTTTGTCTGGATGCTCGCCGCGCTGTTCGTCGTGGTCCCCGGTAGCCTGATCCTTGCCGCCGCCGCAGTGAAACTGCGCTCCAGCCGCGCCCGACGCTGA
- a CDS encoding carbohydrate ABC transporter permease, translating to MTTTATPTQSTPDAAAPAYNPKSESMGAKRAKSAIFHLVALVLTAIVLYPGLWMIASSFKPNSEIGGQNTSLWSNNFSFDNFVTAMEGIGGVSTLQFFTNSLILALGAVVGTILSASVSAYAFARINFPGRSLFFGMMIATLLLPFHVVIIPQYIIFQQLGLVDTYVPLLIGKFLAGDAFFVFLMVQFMRGLPAELDEAARIDGAGHARIFGSIMLPLMKPALISTSIFSFIWSWNDFLGPLLYLNTPDKYPLPLALRLFVDQTQSSDYGAMIAMSVLALLPVLIFFLIFQRYIVEGVSTQGLKG from the coding sequence ATGACAACCACGGCAACGCCAACACAGTCCACACCGGACGCCGCCGCCCCGGCCTACAATCCGAAATCCGAGTCGATGGGGGCCAAACGGGCCAAGAGCGCCATCTTCCACCTGGTGGCCCTTGTCCTCACTGCCATCGTGCTCTATCCCGGCCTGTGGATGATCGCCTCCTCCTTCAAGCCCAACTCGGAGATCGGCGGCCAGAACACGTCGCTGTGGTCAAACAACTTCAGCTTTGATAACTTCGTGACCGCCATGGAGGGGATCGGCGGGGTGTCCACCCTGCAGTTCTTCACCAACTCGCTGATCCTGGCCCTCGGCGCCGTCGTCGGGACCATCCTGTCCGCGAGCGTGTCGGCGTACGCGTTCGCCCGGATCAACTTCCCCGGCCGCAGCCTGTTCTTCGGCATGATGATCGCCACCCTGCTGCTGCCCTTCCACGTGGTGATCATCCCGCAGTACATCATCTTCCAGCAGCTGGGCCTGGTGGATACCTACGTCCCGCTGCTGATCGGCAAGTTCCTGGCCGGGGACGCGTTCTTCGTCTTCCTGATGGTCCAGTTCATGCGCGGCCTGCCCGCGGAACTGGATGAAGCCGCCAGGATCGACGGTGCGGGGCATGCGCGGATCTTCGGATCCATCATGCTGCCGCTGATGAAGCCGGCCCTCATCTCCACCTCCATCTTCTCCTTCATCTGGAGCTGGAACGATTTCCTGGGCCCGCTGCTGTACCTGAACACCCCGGACAAGTACCCGCTGCCGCTGGCCCTGCGGCTGTTCGTGGACCAGACCCAGTCCTCCGACTACGGCGCCATGATCGCCATGTCCGTCCTGGCCCTGCTGCCCGTGCTGATCTTCTTCCTGATCTTCCAGCGCTACATCGTCGAAGGCGTCTCCACCCAGGGACTGAAGGGCTAG
- a CDS encoding carbohydrate ABC transporter permease, with translation MTQTPTLSRRPASSGSPLPRKSRQRGSDARAGYTFLLPWLLGFIALTVGPMISSLYLSFTNYNLFEPPKWIGLDNYTTLFQDERFLQSVGVTVGYVVFGTPLKLAAALAVAMLLNSKRRGQGFYRSAFYAPSLIGASVSIAIVWKAMFGDSGPVDQGLSFFGINLGGWVGNPSMTMPMFILLTVWQFGAPMVIFLAGLKQIPGELYEAASMDGAGPVRKFFNITWPMLSPVIFFNLLMETIHAFQIFASAYIISNGDGGPAGSTLFYTLYLYLRGFSDFRMGYASAMAWLLVIVVGIITLIFFRTSKSWVHYSGDSK, from the coding sequence GTGACTCAAACCCCAACCCTGAGCAGGCGCCCGGCGTCGTCCGGTTCCCCGCTGCCGCGCAAGTCGCGGCAGCGGGGCTCGGATGCCCGCGCCGGCTATACCTTCCTGCTGCCCTGGCTGCTGGGATTCATTGCCCTCACGGTGGGGCCGATGATTTCCTCGCTGTACCTGTCCTTCACCAATTACAACCTGTTCGAGCCGCCCAAGTGGATCGGACTGGACAACTACACCACCCTGTTCCAGGACGAACGCTTCCTGCAGTCCGTGGGCGTGACCGTGGGCTACGTGGTGTTCGGTACGCCCTTGAAGCTCGCGGCGGCGCTGGCGGTGGCCATGCTGCTGAACAGCAAGCGCCGCGGCCAGGGCTTCTACCGCTCTGCCTTCTACGCCCCGTCCCTGATCGGTGCGTCCGTCTCCATCGCCATCGTCTGGAAGGCCATGTTCGGCGATTCCGGCCCGGTGGACCAGGGCCTGTCCTTCTTCGGGATCAACCTTGGCGGCTGGGTGGGCAACCCCTCGATGACCATGCCGATGTTCATTCTCCTGACCGTGTGGCAGTTCGGCGCCCCGATGGTGATCTTCCTGGCCGGCCTCAAGCAGATCCCCGGTGAGCTGTACGAGGCAGCGTCGATGGACGGTGCCGGCCCGGTGCGCAAGTTCTTCAACATCACCTGGCCCATGCTCTCCCCGGTGATCTTCTTCAACCTCCTCATGGAAACCATCCACGCGTTCCAGATCTTCGCGTCGGCCTACATCATCTCCAACGGTGACGGCGGCCCCGCCGGATCCACCCTCTTCTACACCCTCTACCTGTACCTGCGGGGCTTCAGCGATTTCCGGATGGGCTACGCCTCTGCCATGGCGTGGCTGCTGGTGATCGTGGTGGGCATCATCACGCTGATCTTCTTCCGCACGTCCAAGTCCTGGGTCCACTACAGCGGTGATTCAAAATGA
- a CDS encoding ABC transporter substrate-binding protein, with protein MINRRHFLTTVAIGTASAAALSACGNGSSSSGQTGSADKPVTINYTWWGNDDRAERTRKAIALFESKNPDIKVNGNFTDFAGYWQKRATEAAGGGLPDVMQWDLSYLRDYGQRNQLLDLGTVKINTDAFEKSLLPSGQIKGKTYGIPTSTNAFAVYYDPAKLASLGIAEPDGSWTWSEYQAFLKEVGDKGNGTLFGSTDFTGVWWQFNIWLRQKNIQAFNGDGKLGFSKDDLKTWWNLNSKLRGTQALVPEDRVTQLKPKSPFGSNVTASEVTWDNFMAGYLADSGAKSLKLVPVPSDDPNNLGLFLKPSMLMVASAKTKFKDAAARFIDFMVNDPEVGQIFKTSRGVPASKTQRDGTTFEGADKLVVDYEKSIAQYLKDAPEPPIVGFGTLEASFGRIASDLNYGKVTVDGAVDAWFKEAEDLIKQNA; from the coding sequence GTGATCAATAGAAGGCATTTCCTCACAACCGTGGCCATCGGCACCGCATCTGCCGCAGCCCTGTCGGCCTGTGGGAACGGATCCAGCTCTTCCGGACAGACCGGATCCGCCGACAAACCCGTCACCATCAACTACACCTGGTGGGGCAACGACGACCGCGCCGAGCGCACCCGCAAGGCCATTGCCCTCTTCGAGTCGAAGAACCCGGACATCAAGGTCAACGGCAACTTCACGGACTTCGCCGGCTACTGGCAGAAGCGCGCCACCGAGGCCGCCGGCGGCGGTCTTCCCGACGTCATGCAGTGGGACCTGTCCTACCTGCGGGACTACGGCCAGCGCAACCAGCTCCTGGACCTGGGCACGGTCAAGATCAACACTGACGCCTTCGAAAAATCGCTCCTGCCTTCGGGCCAGATCAAGGGCAAGACTTACGGTATCCCCACCAGCACCAACGCCTTCGCGGTCTACTACGACCCCGCCAAGCTGGCATCCCTGGGTATTGCCGAGCCGGACGGCAGCTGGACCTGGTCGGAATACCAGGCATTCCTGAAGGAAGTCGGGGACAAGGGCAACGGGACCCTGTTCGGCTCCACGGATTTCACGGGCGTGTGGTGGCAGTTCAACATCTGGCTCCGCCAGAAGAACATCCAGGCCTTCAACGGCGATGGGAAGCTTGGTTTCAGCAAGGACGACCTGAAGACCTGGTGGAACCTCAACTCGAAGCTTCGCGGCACGCAGGCCCTCGTCCCGGAAGACAGGGTAACCCAGCTCAAGCCCAAGTCCCCTTTCGGTTCCAACGTCACAGCCTCTGAGGTTACCTGGGACAATTTCATGGCGGGCTACCTGGCCGACAGCGGGGCCAAATCACTCAAGCTTGTTCCGGTGCCGTCGGACGACCCGAACAACCTGGGCCTGTTCCTGAAGCCCTCCATGCTGATGGTGGCCAGTGCCAAGACCAAGTTCAAGGACGCCGCCGCCCGCTTCATCGACTTCATGGTCAACGACCCCGAAGTAGGCCAGATCTTCAAGACCTCCCGCGGCGTTCCGGCTTCCAAGACCCAGCGGGATGGCACCACGTTCGAAGGCGCCGACAAGCTCGTGGTGGACTACGAGAAATCAATTGCGCAGTACCTCAAGGACGCTCCGGAGCCGCCCATCGTTGGCTTCGGCACGCTGGAAGCGTCGTTCGGCCGGATCGCCTCCGACCTCAACTACGGCAAGGTCACGGTTGACGGGGCCGTCGACGCGTGGTTCAAGGAAGCCGAAGACCTCATCAAGCAGAACGCCTGA
- a CDS encoding beta-galactosidase has product MTQQETSSPSSVWNRVEGLAFGGDYNPEQWPVSVRLEDLDLMREAGVNFLSVGIFSWALLEPSEGRYDFGWLDEVMDNLAGIGVKVALATATAAPPAWLVRKHPEILPVTADGTVLGPGSRRHYTPSSSVYRRYAAGITRVLAERYKDHPALALWHVDNELGCHVSEFYGEEDAAAFRAWLERRYGSVDALNASWGTAFWSQNYGSFDEILPPSVAPSTLNPGQQLDFQRFNSWALMDYYRELVAVLREVTPGIPCTTNLMASSATKSMDYFDWAKDLDVIANDHYLVAADPERHVELAFSADLTRGIAGGDPWILMEHSTSAVNWQPRNQPKMPGEMLRNSLAHVARGADAVMFFQWRQSFAGSEKFHSAMVPHGGRDTRVWREVVDLGAALKRLEPVRGSRVQARAAIVFDYEAWWAGEIDSKPSIDVKYLDLLRAFHRALFLRGISVDMVHPSASLDGYDLVLVCTLYAVSDGNAANIAAAAAAGATVLASYFSGIVDMQDHVRLGGYPGAFRDLLGVRVEEFHPLLAGSQLKLSDGTVSSVWSEQVRLAGAEAVQTFTGYPLEGVPSLTRRAVGSGAAWYLATFPDPDGIEAVLDRLLAESGVTPATDADPGVELVRRMSADGQSFLFAINHTRSAASVSATGTNLLTGEPFAGTVPAGGVAVVAEG; this is encoded by the coding sequence ATGACACAGCAGGAAACCAGCTCCCCTTCGAGCGTTTGGAACAGGGTTGAGGGCCTGGCCTTCGGTGGTGACTACAACCCCGAGCAGTGGCCGGTGAGCGTCCGGCTGGAAGATCTGGACCTCATGCGGGAAGCGGGCGTGAACTTCCTCAGCGTGGGGATTTTCTCCTGGGCGCTGCTGGAACCCTCCGAGGGACGGTATGACTTCGGGTGGCTGGACGAAGTGATGGACAACCTCGCAGGGATCGGCGTGAAGGTGGCCCTGGCCACCGCCACCGCTGCTCCCCCCGCCTGGCTGGTCCGCAAGCACCCGGAGATCCTGCCCGTCACGGCTGACGGGACCGTGCTGGGACCGGGCTCGCGGCGGCACTACACGCCGTCGTCGTCCGTGTACCGCCGCTACGCCGCGGGCATCACGCGCGTTTTGGCCGAACGGTACAAGGACCACCCCGCGCTGGCTTTATGGCACGTGGACAACGAACTGGGCTGCCACGTCTCGGAGTTCTACGGGGAGGAGGACGCCGCCGCCTTCCGTGCCTGGCTGGAGCGCCGGTACGGGAGTGTCGATGCTCTCAACGCCTCCTGGGGCACGGCGTTCTGGTCCCAGAACTACGGTTCGTTCGATGAAATCCTGCCGCCGTCGGTGGCGCCGTCCACGCTGAATCCGGGCCAGCAGCTGGACTTCCAGCGCTTCAATTCCTGGGCGCTGATGGACTACTACCGCGAACTCGTGGCGGTGCTGCGGGAAGTGACACCCGGCATTCCGTGCACCACCAACCTAATGGCCTCCAGCGCCACCAAGTCCATGGACTACTTCGACTGGGCCAAGGACCTGGACGTCATCGCCAATGACCACTACCTGGTGGCGGCGGACCCCGAACGGCACGTGGAACTCGCGTTCAGCGCGGACCTTACCCGCGGCATTGCGGGCGGCGACCCGTGGATCCTGATGGAACATTCGACGTCGGCCGTGAACTGGCAGCCCCGCAACCAGCCCAAGATGCCCGGTGAGATGCTGCGCAACTCCCTGGCGCACGTGGCCCGCGGGGCCGACGCCGTGATGTTCTTCCAGTGGCGCCAAAGCTTCGCGGGCTCGGAGAAGTTCCACTCCGCCATGGTGCCGCACGGCGGACGGGACACCCGCGTGTGGCGCGAGGTGGTGGACCTCGGCGCCGCGCTGAAGCGGCTGGAACCGGTGCGCGGTTCCAGGGTGCAGGCCCGCGCCGCCATTGTTTTCGACTACGAGGCGTGGTGGGCCGGCGAGATCGATTCGAAGCCCAGTATCGACGTGAAGTACCTGGACCTGCTGCGGGCGTTCCACCGCGCCCTGTTCCTCCGCGGGATTTCCGTGGACATGGTGCATCCGTCTGCTTCGCTGGATGGGTATGACCTGGTGCTGGTGTGCACGCTGTATGCGGTTTCGGATGGGAACGCCGCCAACATCGCTGCTGCCGCCGCTGCCGGTGCCACGGTGCTGGCGAGCTACTTCAGCGGGATCGTGGACATGCAGGACCACGTACGGCTGGGCGGTTATCCCGGGGCGTTCCGCGACCTTTTGGGGGTGCGCGTGGAGGAGTTCCACCCCCTGCTTGCCGGGTCGCAGCTGAAGCTCAGCGACGGGACGGTCTCCTCGGTATGGAGCGAGCAGGTCCGTCTGGCCGGCGCGGAGGCGGTGCAGACCTTTACCGGGTATCCGCTGGAAGGCGTTCCTTCCCTCACCCGCCGGGCCGTGGGTTCCGGGGCAGCCTGGTACCTGGCCACCTTCCCCGACCCCGACGGCATCGAGGCCGTCCTCGACCGGCTGCTCGCCGAGTCAGGCGTGACGCCGGCTACCGACGCCGATCCCGGGGTGGAGCTGGTCCGCCGGATGTCCGCCGACGGACAAAGCTTCCTGTTCGCCATCAACCACACGCGTTCGGCTGCCTCGGTTTCCGCCACGGGCACCAACCTGCTGACTGGTGAGCCGTTTGCGGGCACGGTTCCGGCAGGCGGCGTGGCGGTGGTTGCGGAGGGCTAG
- a CDS encoding HNH endonuclease signature motif containing protein, with the protein MAGDDAGKIDQIRGLEDLKSLAGSRQADTAVAFDLSQRREQDDAGVPADGQGAGVAAQIALARREPPARGSRLLGLAKALTGMPHTFEAFRAGLLNEWRATLIVKDTICLSAQDRAAVDEELAADTGALDGLGDKAITAAVRAAAYRRDPASVAKLTSRAVAERCVSLRPAPDTMTYLTALLPAAQGVAAYAALCRDADTARSGGDDRSRGQVMADTLVERVTGTPGGISGVQIQLVMTDRTLLHADTEPARLPGYGTIPAEQARNIALTAPGDNDLNLWVRRLYTAPGAGELVAMDSTARLFPAALKRFLQIRDDTCRTPYCDAPIRHHDHVTAWHHRGPTTAGNGQGLCEACNHTKETPGWAAQTIPGPRHTVATTTPTGHTYHSTAPPLPGTGMGKRLKEQLLHGESSPPCPPARILSVQVLGRVLPSEPVRRPVEPERRHNELRTRRRERAAP; encoded by the coding sequence ATGGCGGGCGATGACGCCGGGAAGATCGATCAGATCCGTGGGTTGGAGGACCTGAAGTCGCTGGCGGGTTCCCGGCAGGCTGATACCGCTGTTGCGTTTGATTTATCCCAGCGGCGGGAGCAGGACGATGCCGGGGTCCCGGCCGACGGGCAGGGCGCCGGGGTCGCGGCGCAGATCGCGTTGGCCCGGCGTGAACCACCGGCGAGGGGTTCCCGGCTGCTGGGCCTGGCCAAGGCCCTGACCGGCATGCCGCACACGTTCGAGGCGTTCCGGGCCGGCCTCTTGAATGAGTGGCGGGCCACCCTGATCGTGAAGGACACCATCTGCCTGTCGGCCCAGGACCGGGCCGCGGTGGATGAAGAACTCGCCGCCGACACCGGAGCCCTGGACGGCCTGGGAGACAAGGCCATTACCGCCGCGGTCCGCGCCGCCGCGTACCGGCGGGACCCCGCCTCGGTCGCGAAGCTCACCAGCCGGGCCGTGGCCGAGCGGTGCGTGAGCCTGCGCCCGGCCCCGGACACCATGACCTACCTGACCGCGCTGCTCCCCGCCGCCCAGGGCGTCGCCGCCTACGCCGCATTATGCCGGGACGCCGACACCGCCCGAAGCGGCGGGGATGATCGGTCCCGGGGGCAGGTCATGGCGGACACCCTCGTCGAACGCGTCACCGGCACCCCCGGCGGAATCAGCGGGGTTCAGATCCAGCTCGTCATGACCGACCGCACCCTCCTCCACGCCGACACCGAACCCGCACGGCTGCCCGGCTACGGCACCATCCCCGCCGAACAGGCACGAAACATCGCCCTCACAGCTCCCGGTGACAACGACCTCAACCTCTGGGTGCGCCGGCTCTACACCGCCCCCGGCGCCGGTGAGCTGGTGGCGATGGACTCCACAGCCCGGCTCTTCCCGGCAGCACTGAAACGCTTCCTTCAAATCCGGGATGACACCTGCCGGACCCCCTACTGCGACGCCCCCATCAGGCACCACGACCATGTCACCGCCTGGCACCACCGCGGACCCACCACCGCCGGAAACGGCCAAGGCCTCTGCGAAGCCTGCAACCACACCAAAGAAACCCCAGGATGGGCCGCACAAACCATCCCCGGCCCACGCCACACCGTGGCAACCACCACCCCAACCGGCCACACCTACCACTCCACAGCACCACCACTCCCCGGAACCGGCATGGGTAAGCGGCTCAAGGAACAGCTTCTGCACGGGGAGTCCTCCCCACCCTGCCCTCCGGCACGAATCCTCTCCGTCCAGGTCCTGGGGCGGGTCCTGCCCTCCGAACCGGTCCGGCGGCCGGTTGAACCGGAACGACGGCATAACGAGCTTCGGACCAGGCGAAGGGAACGCGCCGCCCCATAG
- a CDS encoding ABC transporter substrate-binding protein, with amino-acid sequence MALSACGGGAAPQSADGTVELRFSWWGGDKRAQLTQEAIKQFEAENPKIKIKPEFGDWSGYWDKLATQVAANDAPDIIQMDEKYITEYSSRGALLDLSKYDIDTSKLDEAALNAGKGEKGLTGIAAGINAATILANPAVFQAAGVPLPDDTKWTWEDFGRIAAEITAKSPKGTYGAAAYGTDEASLGVWLRQDGKSLYTSDGKLGFEPGDIAEWWAFLKKLSRDKAVPSASEVVEAEAAPLDQSGLATGKNGMAFWWSNQAPALEKASGGDLKILRFPTKTGSSADTELWYKASQFWSASSRTKHPQETAKFINFLTNNVKAGEALLADRGVYPNSEVRAAIQPKLTPADVKVVNFIDQIKDELGEAPAPPPKGAGAIQEIIKRYTSEVLFERLSPEDAGKKATDEMKSAISS; translated from the coding sequence ATGGCCCTCAGTGCCTGCGGTGGAGGAGCCGCCCCGCAGAGTGCGGACGGCACCGTAGAGCTCCGCTTCTCGTGGTGGGGCGGCGATAAGCGCGCGCAGCTGACGCAGGAAGCAATCAAGCAGTTCGAGGCCGAAAACCCCAAGATCAAGATCAAGCCGGAGTTTGGGGACTGGAGCGGCTACTGGGACAAACTGGCCACGCAGGTGGCGGCCAATGATGCCCCCGACATCATCCAGATGGACGAAAAGTACATCACGGAGTACTCAAGCCGGGGTGCCCTTCTGGACCTGTCCAAGTACGACATCGACACGTCCAAGCTGGATGAGGCAGCACTGAACGCAGGCAAGGGCGAAAAGGGGCTGACCGGCATCGCCGCCGGCATCAATGCTGCCACCATCCTGGCCAACCCCGCCGTCTTCCAGGCTGCCGGAGTGCCGCTTCCGGACGACACAAAGTGGACCTGGGAGGACTTTGGCCGCATCGCAGCCGAGATCACTGCAAAGTCGCCGAAGGGTACTTATGGCGCGGCGGCCTACGGAACGGACGAGGCCTCCCTGGGAGTCTGGCTCCGGCAGGACGGCAAGTCGCTGTATACGTCCGACGGCAAGCTGGGCTTCGAGCCCGGTGACATCGCCGAGTGGTGGGCCTTCCTGAAGAAGCTCAGCAGGGACAAGGCAGTGCCGTCCGCATCCGAGGTGGTGGAGGCCGAGGCTGCCCCGCTTGACCAGAGCGGACTGGCAACAGGCAAGAACGGCATGGCCTTCTGGTGGTCCAACCAGGCCCCGGCCCTGGAAAAGGCGAGCGGCGGGGACTTGAAGATCCTGCGGTTCCCCACCAAGACCGGATCGTCCGCGGATACCGAGCTTTGGTACAAGGCCTCACAGTTCTGGTCAGCATCATCGCGCACCAAGCACCCGCAGGAAACCGCCAAGTTCATCAACTTCCTCACCAATAACGTCAAGGCCGGCGAAGCCCTGCTTGCAGACCGCGGCGTCTACCCCAACTCCGAGGTCCGGGCAGCCATCCAGCCGAAACTGACCCCGGCCGACGTCAAGGTGGTCAACTTCATCGACCAGATCAAGGACGAACTCGGCGAGGCTCCGGCGCCCCCGCCGAAGGGTGCGGGCGCCATCCAGGAAATCATCAAGCGCTACACCTCCGAAGTCCTCTTCGAGCGGCTGTCCCCGGAGGATGCCGGCAAGAAGGCGACAGATGAGATGAAGTCCGCCATCAGCAGCTAG
- a CDS encoding carbohydrate ABC transporter permease: MTTNLETLPAADKKTAGAGKPNNRKPRARESRGTLAFSRAQRGKSLMKHGILILTGALMIYPLLWMVVSSLRPNEMIFREPGLWLNSLEMSNYTSGWSALTHPFGHYMLNSAIVVIGSILGNLVSCSMAAYAFARLQFTGKKLFFGIMLLTIMLPFHVVIVPQYILFSQIGWVNTFWPLLVPKLLATDAFFVFLMVQFIRGIPRELDEAARIDGAGHPRIFLRVILPLMVPALATTTIFTFIWTWNDFFGALIYLTDPDMFTVPVALRAFVDSQSATSWGSLFAMSIVSLLPVFLVFLFGQRFLIKGIATTGIK, from the coding sequence ATGACGACTAACCTGGAGACGCTGCCCGCCGCGGACAAGAAGACCGCCGGCGCCGGCAAGCCTAACAACCGCAAGCCGCGGGCCCGCGAGTCCCGGGGAACCCTGGCCTTCAGCCGGGCCCAGCGGGGCAAATCCCTCATGAAGCACGGCATCCTGATCCTGACCGGCGCGCTGATGATCTATCCACTCCTGTGGATGGTGGTGTCGTCGCTGCGGCCGAACGAGATGATCTTCCGGGAGCCGGGCCTCTGGCTCAACAGCCTGGAAATGAGCAACTACACGTCCGGCTGGTCAGCCCTGACCCACCCCTTTGGCCACTACATGCTGAACTCGGCCATCGTGGTGATCGGCTCCATCCTGGGAAACCTCGTTTCCTGCTCCATGGCCGCCTACGCCTTTGCCCGGCTCCAGTTCACGGGGAAGAAACTGTTCTTTGGCATCATGCTTCTCACCATCATGCTGCCGTTCCACGTGGTGATCGTCCCGCAGTACATCCTGTTCTCGCAGATCGGCTGGGTGAACACCTTCTGGCCCCTGCTGGTGCCCAAACTGCTGGCCACGGACGCGTTCTTCGTCTTCCTCATGGTCCAGTTCATCCGCGGTATTCCGCGTGAACTCGATGAAGCTGCACGAATCGACGGTGCCGGCCATCCGCGCATCTTCCTGCGGGTCATCCTGCCGCTGATGGTGCCGGCGCTGGCCACCACCACCATCTTCACCTTCATCTGGACGTGGAACGACTTCTTTGGTGCCCTGATCTACCTCACGGATCCGGACATGTTCACCGTTCCGGTGGCCCTCCGGGCTTTCGTGGATTCCCAGTCGGCCACGAGCTGGGGTTCCCTGTTCGCCATGTCCATTGTGTCGCTGCTGCCGGTCTTCCTGGTCTTCCTCTTTGGTCAGCGGTTCCTCATCAAGGGCATCGCCACCACGGGCATCAAGTAA